A region from the Leptolyngbya iicbica LK genome encodes:
- a CDS encoding TMEM165/GDT1 family protein: MRHPRRWVFAGVTAALAMMTLISVWIGQLVAFFPQHYVGAIAAALFIGLGLKLLYAAVKMSRNGGLAHEQADALSDVEAREQGIKIWSVRAVLVEAFTLTFLGEWGDRTQLATITLASANHPYGVFLGAVLGHLICATIAVVCGKFIAGRISERLLTGISGALFVCFGLLEVVKLA, translated from the coding sequence ATGCGTCACCCTCGTCGTTGGGTCTTTGCAGGGGTCACGGCGGCGCTGGCGATGATGACGCTTATTTCAGTCTGGATTGGTCAGCTGGTCGCGTTTTTCCCTCAGCACTACGTCGGCGCAATCGCGGCGGCTCTGTTTATCGGGTTGGGGCTCAAGCTGCTGTACGCCGCCGTCAAAATGTCTAGGAACGGAGGGCTTGCCCACGAACAGGCAGATGCCCTCAGCGACGTAGAAGCACGGGAACAAGGCATCAAAATTTGGTCTGTTCGAGCAGTTCTTGTAGAAGCCTTTACCCTTACCTTCTTAGGCGAATGGGGCGATCGCACCCAGCTTGCTACCATCACACTGGCGTCTGCCAACCATCCCTATGGCGTGTTTCTAGGTGCTGTTTTAGGACATCTGATTTGCGCTACGATCGCCGTTGTCTGCGGCAAGTTTATTGCCGGTCGCATCTCTGAACGACTACTGACGGGCATTAGTGGCGCTTTATTTGTCTGCTTTGGCCTACTTGAGGTCGTTAAACTCGCCTAG
- a CDS encoding HupE/UreJ family protein produces MNLRVLALSFLKAPVVSQKLIAVPLAALVAILFVATPALAHHPFGSETPDNIVEAFLSGMGHPVIGIDHLAFVVAVGLLAAAMGGGLGIPIAFVVASILGTGIHLMSIDLPLPELVISASVLLFGVLLAMKTQPANPVVMGLAAIAGIFHGFAYGEAIFGAEMGPLVAYLLGFAAIQLGIATGTYWAAKTILVNRVEPSGLGLRFAGFVICGMGTTFLTTMIVDSIFPA; encoded by the coding sequence ATGAATTTACGTGTTTTGGCCTTGAGTTTTCTCAAGGCACCTGTGGTGTCTCAAAAACTAATTGCTGTCCCTTTAGCAGCGCTGGTGGCAATTCTTTTCGTTGCAACACCTGCTTTGGCTCATCATCCTTTTGGTAGCGAAACTCCGGACAACATAGTGGAAGCGTTTCTGTCGGGCATGGGCCACCCGGTTATCGGAATTGACCATCTGGCATTTGTAGTAGCTGTTGGCTTGTTAGCCGCTGCAATGGGGGGTGGCCTGGGCATCCCGATTGCGTTTGTGGTGGCGTCAATCTTGGGAACAGGCATCCATCTGATGAGCATTGATTTGCCCTTGCCAGAGCTGGTGATTTCGGCATCGGTCCTCTTGTTTGGGGTGTTGCTAGCCATGAAAACACAGCCAGCCAACCCAGTGGTGATGGGGCTAGCAGCGATTGCAGGCATTTTTCACGGCTTTGCCTATGGTGAAGCCATTTTTGGGGCCGAGATGGGGCCACTGGTCGCCTACTTGCTGGGCTTTGCAGCGATTCAGCTCGGGATTGCAACAGGCACGTATTGGGCTGCCAAAACGATACTCGTCAACCGGGTAGAGCCATCTGGCTTGGGACTGCGGTTTGCAGGCTTCGTTATCTGCGGTATGGGCACAACTTTCCTGACGACAATGATTGTGGATTCTATTTTCCCTGCTTAG
- a CDS encoding methyltransferase family protein, which translates to MLSSMELKIPPVAVIAVFAVLMVVVTRLLPGLTWLVSGRLVMAVALALLGGAISLAGVVAFRQHQTTVNPMVPTAAATIVSTGSYRFTRNPMYLGFVLGLMGWAVFLSNAGAALLVLGCVLYLTQFQIKPEEQAMLTKFGIPFSDYMASVRRWL; encoded by the coding sequence ATGCTGTCATCTATGGAACTTAAAATCCCACCAGTCGCTGTAATTGCCGTGTTTGCTGTACTAATGGTGGTTGTAACCCGCTTGCTGCCGGGGCTCACCTGGCTGGTTTCGGGACGGCTGGTCATGGCCGTTGCACTGGCTCTATTGGGCGGCGCGATTAGTCTGGCCGGAGTAGTTGCTTTTCGTCAGCATCAAACCACAGTCAACCCGATGGTTCCAACGGCGGCGGCTACCATCGTTTCCACTGGTTCCTACCGCTTTACGCGCAATCCCATGTATCTCGGGTTTGTTCTAGGACTGATGGGTTGGGCTGTCTTCCTGTCTAATGCAGGGGCTGCTTTGCTGGTGCTGGGCTGTGTTCTGTATCTGACCCAGTTTCAGATCAAGCCGGAGGAGCAAGCAATGCTAACCAAATTCGGAATTCCCTTCTCTGACTACATGGCGTCGGTACGTCGATGGCTGTAG
- a CDS encoding CPBP family intramembrane glutamic endopeptidase, translating into MIGFLVVLALVWLPIALPLYLWLGTTTSLSVMPLILLYGLFVVGLQIWGKRVHHHSKPLQAHGLVKSTQSWRELLTGIVLGVVSLGLLFGIEGWLGWLQWQAVPLVFWRILLEGFLVGLGVSLAEELVFRGWLLDELRYDWGFSRALWASSLVYAALHFIKPWQDILEELPSFPGLLLLGLVLGWARQRTKGRLGLAMGLHGGLVWGYYLVDVGDLASYTQVVPDWVTGINQNPLAGAVGFVFLSVIAALLRQPDGEI; encoded by the coding sequence GTGATTGGGTTTTTAGTGGTTTTAGCGCTGGTCTGGCTGCCGATCGCGCTCCCGCTTTATCTATGGCTCGGCACAACGACATCTTTGAGTGTGATGCCGCTGATTTTGCTGTACGGCCTTTTTGTAGTGGGTCTTCAGATATGGGGGAAACGAGTACACCACCATTCAAAACCTTTGCAGGCGCATGGCTTGGTTAAATCAACTCAGAGCTGGCGGGAGCTATTGACTGGCATTGTTCTCGGGGTAGTGAGCTTAGGGCTGCTCTTTGGAATAGAAGGCTGGCTGGGCTGGCTGCAGTGGCAGGCGGTACCACTAGTCTTCTGGCGTATCCTGCTTGAAGGCTTTCTCGTTGGTTTGGGCGTCAGTCTGGCCGAGGAACTTGTGTTTCGAGGCTGGTTATTGGATGAGCTGCGCTACGACTGGGGCTTTTCAAGGGCGCTGTGGGCTAGTAGTCTCGTCTACGCTGCGCTCCATTTCATCAAGCCCTGGCAGGATATTTTGGAGGAGCTGCCGAGTTTCCCCGGATTATTGCTGCTAGGACTGGTGCTGGGATGGGCTCGCCAGCGCACTAAAGGCAGGTTAGGGCTAGCAATGGGTCTGCATGGAGGACTGGTGTGGGGATATTACCTGGTGGATGTGGGTGATTTGGCCAGCTACACCCAGGTAGTGCCTGACTGGGTCACCGGAATTAACCAGAATCCCTTAGCTGGAGCTGTGGGATTCGTATTTTTGTCTGTCATAGCAGCACTATTACGACAGCCAGATGGCGAAATTTGA
- a CDS encoding M23 family metallopeptidase produces the protein MWQQASFPVENFQAYTSAFGYRTSPTGGGGSQFHYGLDMAAPQGSYVRNWWSGKVIEVSDHTSCGTSAVIQSGQWEHRYCHMSGWVEVSNGRRYLVDPDGSIRYEQGQELPTGERLGRVGMTGRTTGPHLHWMLKFNGEWVDPGLVLRAMYEAQQAG, from the coding sequence TTGTGGCAACAAGCTTCTTTTCCAGTCGAAAACTTTCAGGCTTACACGTCTGCTTTTGGCTACAGAACCTCTCCAACTGGCGGCGGTGGCTCTCAGTTTCACTACGGTCTCGACATGGCCGCGCCTCAGGGCAGCTATGTGCGCAACTGGTGGAGCGGCAAAGTGATTGAGGTATCTGATCATACGAGCTGCGGCACGTCCGCCGTAATTCAATCTGGACAGTGGGAACATCGCTACTGTCATATGAGCGGTTGGGTCGAAGTCTCCAACGGCAGGCGGTATTTGGTTGATCCAGATGGAAGCATCCGCTACGAGCAGGGGCAAGAGTTGCCCACTGGAGAGCGACTTGGCCGGGTGGGCATGACCGGACGCACTACTGGGCCGCATCTGCATTGGATGCTGAAATTTAATGGTGAATGGGTTGACCCTGGTCTGGTATTGAGGGCGATGTATGAAGCCCAGCAAGCAGGTTGA
- a CDS encoding M23 family metallopeptidase: MFGWRNHPIFQERRFHAGVDLAAPEGTPVLAAKDGEVLTAEYLGGYGLTVMLRHENGTQETRYPHLSQILVRPGEQIKQGEVVGLVGSTGNSTGPHLHFELRELTAQGWVLIDPNDLMDYATANLADMLNNPLQALGISQEPNSPASGIGKGELELPYRPAQPNAS; the protein is encoded by the coding sequence TTGTTTGGTTGGCGTAACCATCCTATTTTTCAGGAGCGTCGCTTTCATGCTGGGGTTGACTTAGCCGCTCCCGAAGGCACTCCAGTCCTCGCAGCCAAAGATGGCGAGGTGCTTACTGCTGAGTATCTGGGGGGATATGGCTTAACTGTGATGCTGCGCCATGAAAATGGCACTCAAGAAACTCGCTATCCTCACCTGTCTCAAATCCTGGTGCGTCCTGGGGAGCAAATTAAGCAGGGCGAAGTTGTGGGCTTGGTCGGCAGCACTGGCAACTCAACTGGGCCACACCTGCACTTTGAACTCCGTGAATTAACGGCTCAGGGATGGGTGCTGATTGATCCAAATGACTTGATGGATTACGCCACGGCTAATTTAGCGGATATGCTGAATAACCCTTTGCAAGCCCTGGGGATTTCTCAAGAGCCTAATTCACCCGCCTCAGGCATTGGCAAAGGTGAACTAGAGCTACCGTATCGACCAGCTCAGCCAAATGCTAGTTGA
- a CDS encoding heavy metal translocating P-type ATPase, with the protein MSHSHPHDAHPDDHAGCGDVDSSSAHPSATTQSVVAQGGCCGDEHGHTHDRDDFVLRRELTPIAISAVLFLIGFIFNEPLHNTPFAVAEYAVLIPAYLISGWSVLTTAGRNILRGRIFDENFLMSIATLGAIAIHEIPEGVAVMLFFQIGELFQGYAVGRSRRSIKALLEVRPDTANLKVNGDVQAVSPESVSVGDVILVRPGEKVPLDGDILEGKSLVDTSALTGESVPRTVTTGETVLAGMINQSGALTVKVTKLFGESSIARILELVENASSKKADTEKFITRFARYYTPVVVVLSLAVAILPPLLIAGATQAQWTYRALVLLVISCPCGLVISIPLGYFGGVGGAAKRGILVKGSTFLDALTQVKTVVFDKTGTLTQGNFQVTDVVTQNGLNKHQLLELAAQVESQSNHPVAQSIRQAYGQTVNEAGVQNYEEIAGHGIRAQVNGRTVLAGNDRLLHKENIPHDVCTVDGTVAHVAIDGTYSGRILIADELKKDAAEAIRALHAQGIETAMLTGDSQSVADSIARKLGLDQYRAELLPEDKVDALEEFLNRAGQGKVAFVGDGINDAPVIARADVGMAMGGLGSDAAIETADVVIMTDAPSKVAEAIQIAHKTLRIVWQNIILAMSIKALFIALGAIGLATLWEAVFADVGVALLAIFNASRILRVQSVQPAK; encoded by the coding sequence ATGTCACATTCCCACCCTCATGATGCTCACCCCGACGATCACGCGGGATGCGGCGACGTAGACAGCTCTTCCGCTCACCCATCAGCCACGACTCAGTCAGTCGTAGCTCAGGGCGGCTGCTGTGGTGACGAACATGGCCATACCCACGATCGCGATGATTTCGTTCTGCGGCGAGAGCTAACGCCGATCGCCATTTCCGCTGTGCTCTTTCTGATTGGATTCATTTTCAACGAGCCGCTGCACAATACTCCGTTTGCTGTTGCTGAATATGCCGTCCTGATACCGGCCTATCTCATCAGCGGTTGGAGCGTGCTCACCACCGCTGGACGCAACATCCTACGAGGGCGCATCTTTGATGAAAACTTTCTGATGAGTATCGCGACTCTGGGGGCGATCGCCATTCACGAAATTCCTGAAGGGGTTGCGGTGATGCTGTTTTTCCAGATTGGCGAACTGTTTCAGGGTTACGCCGTGGGGCGATCGCGCCGTTCCATCAAAGCCTTACTGGAAGTTCGACCTGACACCGCCAATCTGAAAGTGAACGGCGACGTTCAGGCAGTGTCTCCAGAATCCGTCAGCGTGGGAGATGTGATTCTGGTACGTCCTGGTGAAAAAGTGCCCCTGGATGGCGACATTTTAGAAGGTAAATCCTTGGTGGATACCTCTGCCCTGACGGGAGAATCGGTACCACGTACTGTCACGACTGGGGAAACCGTGCTGGCAGGCATGATTAACCAGTCAGGAGCGCTCACAGTAAAGGTCACCAAGCTGTTCGGCGAATCCTCCATTGCCCGAATTTTGGAACTGGTGGAAAACGCCAGCAGCAAAAAAGCCGACACCGAAAAATTCATCACCCGATTTGCCCGCTACTACACCCCAGTAGTCGTGGTTCTGTCTCTGGCCGTGGCCATTCTACCGCCGCTGTTGATTGCCGGGGCCACCCAGGCTCAATGGACCTATCGCGCCTTAGTACTGTTAGTGATTTCCTGCCCCTGTGGCTTGGTAATTAGTATCCCCCTGGGTTATTTCGGGGGCGTTGGTGGGGCGGCCAAGCGCGGCATTTTGGTGAAAGGCTCAACGTTCCTGGACGCTCTCACTCAGGTAAAAACCGTCGTCTTTGATAAGACCGGCACCCTGACCCAGGGCAATTTTCAGGTAACCGATGTCGTCACCCAGAATGGCTTGAACAAGCATCAACTGCTGGAGCTAGCGGCTCAGGTAGAATCGCAGTCTAACCATCCCGTCGCCCAGTCAATTCGCCAAGCCTATGGACAAACGGTGAATGAAGCCGGAGTGCAAAACTATGAAGAAATCGCCGGTCATGGCATTCGGGCTCAAGTGAATGGCCGTACTGTGCTGGCAGGAAATGATCGCCTCTTGCACAAAGAAAACATTCCCCACGATGTCTGCACCGTAGATGGCACGGTGGCTCACGTTGCAATAGATGGCACCTACAGCGGACGCATTCTGATTGCGGATGAGCTGAAGAAGGATGCGGCTGAGGCGATTCGGGCTCTCCATGCCCAGGGGATTGAGACTGCCATGCTCACTGGGGATAGCCAATCTGTGGCTGACAGCATTGCTCGCAAACTGGGTCTGGATCAGTATCGGGCTGAACTCCTGCCAGAAGATAAGGTCGATGCGCTAGAAGAGTTCCTCAATCGCGCCGGGCAAGGCAAAGTCGCTTTTGTCGGGGACGGCATCAATGATGCGCCAGTGATAGCCAGAGCCGATGTCGGTATGGCCATGGGGGGCCTGGGTTCCGATGCCGCGATCGAAACCGCCGATGTGGTGATCATGACCGATGCGCCTTCTAAGGTGGCCGAAGCCATTCAGATTGCCCACAAAACGCTACGCATCGTCTGGCAAAACATTATCCTGGCCATGTCCATCAAAGCTTTATTCATAGCGCTCGGTGCCATTGGCCTAGCCACACTTTGGGAAGCCGTATTTGCCGATGTTGGAGTTGCCTTGCTAGCTATTTTTAACGCCAGTCGTATTTTGAGAGTTCAGTCAGTCCAACCAGCGAAGTGA